The Rhodopseudomonas palustris genome window below encodes:
- a CDS encoding HPr kinase/phosphorylase — translation MTEAVPRTVHASAVKVGDLAVVIRGPSGSGKSRLAWALILAGRAGQIPPVELIGDDRVFMEPDQGRVTVRQVPELAGMIEIRGLGLRRTASAIQAVAGLVVDLDAADASRMPEAAALRTEICGVQLPRVPVGAGYDPLPLVVATLTTTDAAEEDA, via the coding sequence ATGACCGAAGCTGTGCCGCGCACCGTCCATGCCTCCGCCGTGAAGGTCGGGGATCTGGCGGTGGTGATTCGCGGCCCGTCCGGCTCCGGCAAGTCACGGCTGGCCTGGGCGTTGATCCTCGCCGGCCGCGCCGGCCAGATCCCGCCGGTGGAACTTATTGGTGACGACCGTGTCTTCATGGAACCCGACCAGGGACGGGTGACGGTTCGGCAGGTGCCTGAGCTCGCCGGCATGATCGAAATCCGCGGTCTCGGCCTGCGGCGGACGGCTTCGGCCATCCAAGCGGTCGCGGGTCTGGTGGTCGATCTGGACGCTGCGGATGCGTCGCGCATGCCGGAGGCGGCGGCACTGCGGACCGAAATCTGCGGCGTCCAATTGCCGCGGGTTCCGGTCGGGGCCGGCTACGATCCGCTACCCCTGGTGGTGGCAACGCTGACAACAACCGACGCTGCGGAGGAGGACGCTTGA
- a CDS encoding very short patch repair endonuclease — MTSLGYEKPTDPARSALMRRVRQTGTKAEDDVAAILRQSGLRFRRNVKSLPGSPDFANKTQHWAIFVNGCFWHRHQGCGRTTTPTRNRDFWLAKFAANVKRDKIKTRLLRALGFRVVTIWECETRTPTKVRRRLKALMR; from the coding sequence ATGACATCACTGGGTTACGAGAAGCCCACGGACCCGGCACGCTCCGCATTGATGCGGCGCGTCCGTCAGACAGGTACCAAGGCCGAAGACGACGTGGCGGCGATCCTCCGTCAATCGGGTTTGCGCTTTCGTCGCAACGTCAAGTCCCTGCCGGGGTCGCCCGACTTCGCCAACAAGACCCAACATTGGGCGATATTCGTCAACGGCTGTTTCTGGCATCGTCATCAGGGATGTGGTCGAACAACGACACCGACCCGTAATCGGGATTTCTGGTTGGCGAAGTTCGCGGCGAACGTAAAGCGGGACAAGATCAAGACGCGCTTGCTGCGGGCATTGGGGTTCAGAGTGGTGACGATCTGGGAATGCGAAACTCGCACGCCGACTAAAGTGCGACGTCGGCTGAAAGCGCTGATGAGGTAG
- a CDS encoding glycosyltransferase family 39 protein, translating into MSPPSTPRRPFAPLTRWLDALLDPKRQELTVIWTLLAYMAVWTAYRIIATWPRDLHADETELYGWSRHLALGTDKHPPFSAWVARAWFTLVPPSDLSVHLLATANIALTLYIAWRTMRRYMDAEKSLFGLALLTLIPFFNFIALKYNANAVLLPLWALTIHCFLRALESRAALWGALAGAFAGASMLGKYWSIVLVVALGLAALIDPRRGRLFASPAPWLMILCGGLVLGPHVWWLADHGFPTFAYAAAHESADLADNLRDTLTYLPGAVAYAAVALITAAVVLQPSRAALADIAWPAEPERRTILLIQLLLIVAPMPVALATGIRIVPLWAMPAYTLLPVVLLASPLIVVGREAVRRGLIVASAVSLGSLALSPVVALVIHLSDPPGPFEYASLLADHVDREWRRHSDEAVPLVAGETVLAENTAFYLRTDTLGFETADLAALKQRAAARGAVLVCPAEDKGCIATAEQIIAGQPQILRGKVWLSRPLFGQPGGRVSDVFFLVLPSGTSAK; encoded by the coding sequence ATGTCCCCTCCCTCTACCCCCCGCCGCCCCTTCGCTCCACTGACGCGCTGGCTCGATGCCCTGCTCGATCCCAAGCGGCAGGAGCTTACCGTTATCTGGACGCTGCTCGCCTATATGGCGGTGTGGACCGCATACCGCATCATCGCCACTTGGCCGCGCGACCTGCACGCCGACGAGACCGAGCTGTATGGCTGGTCGCGGCATCTGGCACTCGGCACCGACAAGCATCCGCCGTTCTCGGCCTGGGTGGCGCGCGCCTGGTTCACCCTGGTTCCGCCGTCCGATCTGTCGGTCCACCTGCTGGCGACCGCCAATATCGCGCTGACGCTGTACATCGCCTGGCGGACGATGCGGCGCTACATGGACGCCGAGAAGTCGCTGTTCGGGCTGGCACTGCTGACGCTGATCCCGTTCTTCAATTTCATCGCACTGAAATACAACGCCAATGCGGTGCTGCTGCCGCTGTGGGCACTGACTATCCATTGCTTTTTGCGGGCGCTGGAGAGTCGTGCGGCGCTGTGGGGGGCGCTTGCGGGGGCGTTTGCTGGCGCCTCGATGCTGGGGAAATACTGGTCGATCGTGCTGGTCGTCGCGCTGGGGCTGGCGGCGCTGATCGATCCGCGGCGCGGCCGGTTGTTCGCCTCTCCGGCGCCGTGGCTGATGATCCTGTGCGGCGGCCTGGTGCTGGGCCCGCACGTCTGGTGGCTCGCCGACCACGGCTTTCCGACCTTCGCCTATGCGGCCGCGCACGAGTCGGCGGATTTGGCCGATAACCTGCGGGATACGCTGACCTATCTGCCCGGCGCCGTCGCCTATGCGGCGGTGGCCTTGATCACCGCCGCGGTGGTGCTGCAGCCGTCGCGCGCGGCGCTGGCCGACATCGCATGGCCCGCCGAGCCCGAGCGGCGCACCATCCTGCTGATCCAGCTGCTGCTGATCGTGGCGCCGATGCCGGTGGCGCTGGCGACCGGCATCCGCATCGTGCCGCTCTGGGCGATGCCGGCCTACACGCTGCTGCCGGTCGTGCTGCTGGCCTCGCCGCTGATCGTGGTCGGGCGCGAGGCGGTGCGGCGCGGGCTGATCGTCGCCTCCGCGGTGTCGCTCGGCTCGCTGGCGCTGTCGCCGGTGGTGGCGCTGGTGATCCACCTCAGCGATCCGCCGGGACCGTTCGAATACGCCTCGCTGCTCGCCGACCACGTCGACCGCGAATGGCGCCGGCACAGCGACGAGGCGGTGCCGCTGGTCGCCGGCGAAACCGTGCTGGCCGAGAATACCGCTTTCTATCTACGCACCGACACGCTGGGCTTCGAAACCGCCGACCTCGCTGCGCTGAAGCAGCGGGCCGCGGCGCGCGGCGCCGTGCTGGTGTGCCCGGCCGAGGACAAGGGCTGTATTGCGACCGCCGAGCAGATCATCGCCGGCCAGCCGCAGATCCTGCGCGGCAAGGTGTGGCTGAGCCGGCCGCTGTTCGGACAGCCGGGCGGACGGGTCAGCGACGTGTTCTTCCTGGTGCTGCCTTCGGGGACGAGCGCGAAATAG
- a CDS encoding PTS sugar transporter subunit IIA, with product MIGLVLVTHGRLADEFKAALEHVMGPQQQIEAVTIGAEDDADLCRSDIIEAVNRVDSGEGVAILTDMFGGTPSNLAISCMSRPKVEVLAGINLPMLVKLAKVREERSLPEAIALAQEAGRKYVTIASRVLAGK from the coding sequence ATGATTGGTCTGGTACTTGTGACCCACGGGCGCCTTGCCGACGAGTTCAAGGCAGCGCTGGAACACGTGATGGGGCCACAGCAACAAATCGAAGCCGTCACGATTGGCGCCGAGGACGACGCCGATCTGTGCCGCAGCGACATCATCGAGGCGGTCAACCGCGTCGACAGCGGCGAGGGCGTCGCGATCCTGACCGACATGTTCGGGGGCACGCCGTCCAACCTGGCGATTTCCTGCATGAGCCGGCCGAAAGTCGAAGTGCTTGCCGGCATTAATTTGCCCATGCTGGTGAAGCTCGCCAAAGTCCGCGAGGAACGCTCGCTGCCGGAGGCGATTGCGCTGGCCCAGGAGGCCGGACGCAAATATGTCACCATCGCCAGTCGGGTATTGGCCGGTAAATGA
- a CDS encoding HPr family phosphocarrier protein gives MTIDAPQPGSGPDQASGASGDKISREIPVINKRGLHARASAKFVQMAERFNAEVWVTRNGETVGGTSIMGLMMLAAGIGTTVTVSASGPEARQALDAITELMGSKFGEEE, from the coding sequence ATGACGATCGACGCGCCTCAGCCCGGTTCCGGACCGGACCAAGCCTCCGGCGCTTCCGGCGATAAGATTTCCCGTGAGATCCCGGTCATCAACAAGCGCGGCCTGCATGCGCGGGCCTCGGCCAAGTTCGTGCAGATGGCCGAGCGCTTCAACGCCGAGGTCTGGGTCACCCGCAACGGCGAGACCGTCGGCGGTACCTCGATCATGGGCCTGATGATGCTGGCGGCGGGGATCGGCACCACCGTGACCGTCTCGGCCAGCGGCCCGGAAGCGCGCCAGGCGCTGGATGCGATCACCGAGCTGATGGGCTCGAAGTTCGGCGAAGAAGAATAG
- the lepA gene encoding translation elongation factor 4 codes for MTTAPIDNIRNFSIVAHIDHGKSTLADRLIQMTGALSDREMAGKEQVLDSMDIERERGITIKAQTVRLTYRAQDGKDYIFNLMDTPGHVDFAYEVSRSLAACEGSLLVVDASQGVEAQTLANVYHALDANHEIVPVLNKVDLPAAEPEKIKQQIEDVIGLDASDAVMISAKTGLGIPDVLEAIVKRLPPPKGDRDATLKALLVDSWYDVYLGVVVLVRVVDGVLKKGQRIRMMGTGAAYDVERVGYFTPKMVNVEELGPGEVGFITAAIKEVADTRVGDTITDDKKPVTDMLPGFKPAVPVVFCGLFPVDADDFETLRAAMGKLRLNDASFSFEMETSAALGFGFRCGFLGLLHLEIIQERLSREFDLDLIATAPSVIYKMKLTDGTEMEIHNPVDMPDVVKIAEIQEPWIEATILTPDEYLGSVLKLCQDRRGNQKELTYVGARAMVKYDLPLNEVVFDFYDRLKSVSKGYASFDYHLTDYKPADLVKMQILVNAEPVDALSMLVHRTRAEGRGRAMVEKMKELIPPHMFQIPIQAAIGGKVIARETVRALRKDVTAKCYGGDITRKRKLLEKQKEGKKKMRQFGKVDIPQEAFIAALKVDS; via the coding sequence ATGACAACCGCCCCCATCGACAATATCCGCAACTTCTCCATCGTCGCCCATATCGACCATGGCAAGTCGACGCTCGCCGACCGTCTGATCCAGATGACCGGCGCGCTCAGCGACCGCGAAATGGCCGGCAAGGAGCAGGTGCTGGACTCGATGGACATCGAGCGCGAGCGCGGCATCACCATCAAGGCGCAGACCGTGCGCCTGACCTACCGGGCGCAGGACGGCAAGGACTACATCTTCAATTTGATGGACACGCCCGGCCACGTCGACTTCGCCTACGAAGTTTCGCGGTCGCTGGCCGCGTGCGAGGGTTCGCTGCTGGTGGTCGACGCCTCGCAGGGTGTCGAAGCGCAGACGCTCGCCAACGTCTATCACGCGCTCGACGCCAACCACGAAATCGTCCCGGTGCTCAACAAGGTCGACCTGCCGGCGGCCGAGCCCGAGAAGATCAAGCAGCAGATCGAGGACGTGATCGGCCTCGATGCCTCCGACGCGGTGATGATCTCGGCTAAGACCGGCCTCGGCATCCCCGACGTGCTGGAGGCGATCGTCAAGCGTCTGCCGCCGCCGAAGGGCGATCGCGACGCGACCCTGAAGGCGCTGCTGGTCGACTCTTGGTACGACGTCTATCTCGGCGTCGTGGTGCTGGTGCGCGTCGTCGATGGCGTGCTGAAGAAGGGCCAGCGGATCCGGATGATGGGCACCGGCGCCGCCTACGACGTCGAGCGCGTCGGCTACTTCACGCCCAAGATGGTCAATGTCGAAGAGCTCGGCCCGGGCGAGGTCGGCTTCATCACCGCGGCGATCAAGGAAGTCGCCGACACCCGCGTCGGCGACACCATCACGGACGACAAGAAGCCAGTCACCGACATGCTGCCGGGCTTCAAGCCCGCCGTGCCGGTGGTGTTCTGCGGCCTATTCCCGGTCGACGCCGACGATTTCGAAACGCTGCGCGCCGCGATGGGCAAGCTGCGGCTGAACGACGCCAGCTTCTCGTTCGAGATGGAAACCTCGGCCGCGCTCGGCTTCGGCTTCCGCTGCGGCTTCCTCGGTCTGTTGCACCTCGAGATCATCCAGGAGCGGCTCAGCCGCGAGTTCGATCTCGACCTGATCGCGACCGCGCCGAGCGTGATCTACAAGATGAAGCTGACCGACGGCACCGAGATGGAGATCCACAATCCGGTCGACATGCCGGACGTGGTCAAGATCGCCGAGATCCAGGAACCGTGGATCGAGGCCACCATCCTGACGCCCGACGAATATCTCGGCTCGGTGCTGAAGCTGTGCCAGGACCGCCGCGGCAATCAGAAAGAGCTGACCTACGTCGGCGCCCGCGCGATGGTGAAGTACGACCTGCCTCTCAACGAGGTGGTGTTCGACTTCTACGACCGGCTCAAGAGCGTGTCGAAGGGCTACGCCTCGTTCGACTATCACCTCACCGACTACAAGCCGGCAGACCTGGTGAAGATGCAGATCCTGGTCAATGCCGAGCCTGTCGACGCGCTGTCGATGCTGGTGCACCGGACGCGCGCCGAAGGCCGCGGCCGTGCCATGGTCGAGAAGATGAAAGAGCTGATCCCGCCGCACATGTTCCAGATCCCGATCCAGGCGGCGATCGGCGGCAAGGTGATCGCCCGCGAAACCGTCCGCGCCCTGCGCAAGGACGTCACCGCCAAGTGCTACGGCGGCGACATCACCCGAAAGCGCAAACTTCTGGAGAAACAGAAGGAGGGCAAGAAGAAGATGCGGCAGTTCGGCAAGGTCGACATCCCGCAGGAAGCCTTCATCGCGGCGTTGAAGGTGGATAGCTGA